From Debaryomyces hansenii CBS767 chromosome C complete sequence, a single genomic window includes:
- a CDS encoding DEHA2C07216p (similar to uniprot|P53285 Saccharomyces cerevisiae YGR141w VPS62 or uniprot|Q06466 Saccharomyces cerevisiae YPR157W) has product MIISYWFSILIFAFAVEGTNSPRWEAANSYIMESIGTEKVEINNLINSPDKNLPPISSWPKKEERTLKNGEIPQYAIDYAPLVHLYTEEKYLPYDIKDYVTNFFVTYENGSVVKGTEEEMNLSKLSKLPNVPDIFLSSRTDFDKDPEWVTGAKNKPSLIDGEIKNAPATLIVVDKGNGWVDAFWFYFYSFNLGPFVMGSGPYGNHVGDWEHSLVRFYNGVPVIVWMSAHGGGGAYFYHNLEKWEIDDTHPIIFSARGTHANYVSVGQHPHDLPYGILSDFTDRGPLWNPTKNYLAYSYDGVFVYPAENNTNSRHRGREVEYGNWLSFTGHWGDQKLPDDDPRQKHSFIGGYKYINGPSGPLMKNLVRLKTCERHKWWNFWNGCNVRENIKWGIGVESEGYNCGNVFIKIRPVWLRRILQKITWGGGFCYIVDLLYG; this is encoded by the coding sequence ATGATAATATCATATTGGTTCTCCATACTAATATTTGCGTTTGCAGTGGAAGGAACGAACCTGCCTCGGTGGGAGGCAGCAAATAGCTATATTATGGAGTCGATTGGCACAGAAAAGgttgaaataaataatcttaTAAACTCACCCGATAAGAATTTACCGCCAATACTGAGTTGGccaaagaaagaagagagAACGTTGAAGAATGGTGAGATACCACAGTATGCTATTGATTATGCGCCATTAGTTCATTTATACACGGAGGAAAAATACTTGCCGTATGATATCAAGGATTACGTGACAAACTTTTTTGTGACTTATGAAAACGGTAGTGTTGTCAAGGGCAcggaagaagaaatgaacCTTAGTAAATTATCTAAGTTGCCGAATGTGCCGGATATATTTTTACTGTCCCGAACAGATTTCGACAAGGACCCTGAATGGGTTACTGGTGCAAAAAATAAGCCTTCATTGATTGACGGGGAGATTAAAAATGCGCCAGCGACATTAATTGTAGTTGATAAAGGTAATGGGTGGGTAGATGCATTCTGGTTCTACTTTTATTCGTTCAATTTGGGTCCATTTGTCATGGGATCTGGCCCGTATGGTAATCACGTAGGCGATTGGGAACATTCATTAGTGAGATTTTATAACGGTGTACCGGTGATCGTTTGGATGTCGGCCCATGGTGGAGGAGGTGCATATTTCTATCACAACTTAGAAAAGTGGGAGATTGACGACACTCATCCCATAATATTCTCAGCTAGAGGAACGCATGCAAATTATGTTTCGGTTGGACAGCACCCTCATGATTTGCCTTACGGTATTTTATCCGATTTCACCGACAGGGGTCCTTTGTGGAACCCTACCAAGAATTACTTGGCTTATTCGTATGATGGTGTATTTGTATATCCTGCAGAAAATAACACTAATTCGAGACATAGAGGTAGAGAAGTGGAATACGGAAATTGGTTGTCTTTTACAGGACACTGGGGTGATCAGAAGTTACCTGATGATGATCCTCGTCAAAAACATCTGTTCATTGGAGGTTATAAATACATCAATGGTCCCAGTGGTccattaatgaaaaatttggtgaGATTAAAAACCTGCGAAAGACACAAATGGTGGAATTTCTGGAATGGTTGTAATGTTAGAGAGAATATTAAATGGGGAATTGGTGTAGAAAGTGAAGGGTATAATTGTGGAAAtgttttcattaaaataaGGCCTGTTTGGCTTAGGAGAAtacttcaaaaaattaCCTGGGGTGGTGGGTTTTGTtatattgttgatttgCTTTATGGTTAA
- a CDS encoding DEHA2C07260p (similar to uniprot|P40032 Saccharomyces cerevisiae YER049w) — MIHMSQPENIAGLGARERTKFFSIYVLNASLYVCHRIKSCTLTMPGKRPVEGKEDDSNKKLNTVYNKEDIHSYFNAQVWKDQFQHDIKNEVKDSQPFRWGTIKELVDDTLLRQVRKEVLSEIAFTKKETDIYRVYQSGDLANLSGLDWDDLSRLPSLYKLRSAIYSEEFRDVISKITGCGKLSGSKTDMSINTYTKGCHLLTHDDVIGSRRVSFILYLPDPDKTWKSHYGGGLRLFPAIVPNVPKTDYDVKLTPQFNQMAFFTVQPGLSFHDVEEVRVDKQRLSIQGWFHIPQPGEAGYIPGEQEETTSRSTLQQLQSKELQEFDFPKPFRSDIHAEELKLYENFSSGKFSSDEIQYLTEYLNPLYLQDQNLQRLNEIFLEESVVEIKDILKEEFANLLKESIKTTELEKKTPANSQEITFPWKCSMPPHKQRFMYMDGRDVFEQSEEGIKKINKIGPQEAPSFELINRISPDEVDKKLSDLGSFLRSVAFKKWLMIITSVIPTSDQVLIRRFRPGQDFILATKTDKSLARPNSDELNVLLEATLNLTPTAINPKNWESGEYGGYELCMALNGGDDSDFEDDDPAIYKANDPNDDSVLYTSQCKWNSLCLMLRDPSVLKFVKYVSINAKGSRWDVSCQWNVKSVEEEKEEQEEDK; from the coding sequence ATGATTCATATGAGTCAACCGGAGAATATCGCCGGTTTAGGTGCACGTGAACGAAcgaaatttttcagtatttATGTCTTAAATGCTTCTTTATATGTATGTCACAGAATCAAGTCTTGTACATTAACAATGCCAGGAAAGAGACCGGTGGAAGGTAAAGAGGATGACAGTAATAAGAAGTTAAACACCGTTTACAATAAAGAGGATATTCATTCTTATTTCAATGCGCAAGTTTGGAAGGATCAATTCCAACATGACATAAAAAATGAAGTAAAAGATAGTCAACCGTTCCGTTGGGGAACGATCAAGGAGCTTGTAGATGATACATTATTAAGACAAGTACGCAAGGAGGTTCTAAGCGAAATCGCATTTACGAAAAAAGAGACGGATATATATAGAGTGTACCAGTCTGGAGATTTAGCAAATTTATCTGGATTAGATTGGGATGATTTATCAAGATTACCTTCATTATACAAATTACGTTCTGCCATTTATTCAGAAGAGTTTCGTGATGTTATATCTAAGATAACCGGGTGTGGTAAATTAAGCGGCAGCAAGACAGATATGTCGATAAACACTTATACGAAAGGGTGCCATTTGTTAACGCATGATGATGTTATTGGATCAAGAAGAGTCAgttttattctttatttacCCGATCCAGACAAAACCTGGAAGTCCCATTATGGTGGAGGATTGAGACTATTCCCTGCAATCGTACCTAACGTTCCAAAAACAGACTACGATGTCAAGTTAACTCCacaatttaatcaaatGGCATTTTTCACCGTTCAGCCAGGTCTATCATTCCATGATGTAGAGGAAGTGAGAGTCGACAAGCAAAGGTTGTCTATTCAAGGGTGGTTTCATATTCCGCAGCCTGGTGAAGCAGGTTATATACCAGGggaacaagaagaaacaaCATCTAGAAGTACCTTGCAGCAATTACAGAGTAAAGAGttacaagaatttgattttccTAAACCGTTCAGGAGCGATATACATGCAGAGGAATTAAAGTTGTATGAAAACTTTTCATCAGGTAAGTTTTCTTCAGATGAAATACAATATTTAACAGAATATTTGAACCCTCTATATTTGCAGGACCAAAATCTTCAAAGATTGAATGagatttttcttgaagaatcGGTGGTCGAAATTAAGGacattttgaaagaagagtTTGCCAACTTACTAAAGGAATCTATCAAGACCACTGAATTAGAGAAAAAGACTCCTGCCAACTCGCAAGAGATCACTTTTCCATGGAAGTGCTCCATGCCACCACACAAGCAACGCTTTATGTACATGGATGGAAGGGATGTTTTTGAGCAATCAGAAGAAGGCATCAAGAAGATCAATAAAATAGGCCCACAAGAAGCACCAAGTTTCGAGCTAATCAATCGAATTTCACCTGACGAAGTTGACAAGAAATTAAGTGATCTTGGTTCATTTTTAAGGTCCGTGGCATTTAAAAAGTGGCTCATGATCATTACTAGTGTTATACCTACCAGCGATCAAGTATTAATAAGACGCTTCAGACCCGGTCAAGATTTCATTTTAGCCACAAAGACCGACAAACTGCTAGCTAGACCTAATTCAGACGAGTTAAACGTGTTACTTGAAGCTACATTGAACTTGACTCCTACTGCTATAAATCCAAAGAATTGGGAACTGGGTGAATACGGAGGCTACGAATTGTGCATGGCATTAAATGGAGGTGATGATAGCGATTTCGAAGACGACGATCCGGCCATCTATAAGGCTAACGATCCAAATGACGATAGTGTATTGTACACGAGTCAATGCAAATGGAATTCCCTATGTTTGATGCTAAGAGATCCTTCTGTCCTTAAATTTGTGAAATACGTTAGTATAAATGCCAAGGGCTCCAGATGGGATGTAAGTTGTCAATGGAACGTCAAGAgtgttgaagaagaaaaagaagaacaagaagaagacaaatAA
- a CDS encoding DEHA2C07238p (similar to uniprot|P38626 Saccharomyces cerevisiae YIL043c CBR1 cytochrome-b5 reductase): MSQPEPNPFIIFATVAAIISSAVAYYFFQLSRKNAPVLKPNDFQKFPLIEKTRVSHNTCVYRFGLPRSTDRLGLPIGQHIAIGATINDKEVVRSYTPISTDDELGYFDLLIKAYENGNISRHVESKKIGETIDIRGPKGFFTYTPGMVESFGMIAGGTGITPMYQILTAILRNPEDKTKVSLVYANVTEDDILLKEELNKMAREHPDRFKIYYVLNTPPENWTGGVGFVTPEIMDKHLPKASEATNLLLCGPPPMISAMKKAAVGLGYQKAKPVSKLGDQIFVF, translated from the coding sequence ATGTCACAACCAGAGCCTAATCcctttattatatttgctACTGTTGCAGCAATAATCTCTTCAGCTGTAGCatattatttctttcaattaaGCAGAAAGAATGCTCCAGTTTTAAAGCCAAATGATTTCCAAAAGTTTCcattgattgaaaaaacCAGAGTTTCTCACAACACATGCGTTTACAGATTCGGGTTACCACGGTCCACCGACAGATTAGGTTTGCCAATTGGCCAACATATTGCTATTGGAGCAACTATTAATGACAAAGAGGTGGTTAGATCTTACACTCCAATCTCCACCGATGATGAATTAGGATactttgatttattgatcaAGGCTTATGAAAATGGTAACATTTCAAGACACGTTGAGTCCAAGAAGATTGGGGAAACCATCGATATCAGAGGACCAAAGGGATTCTTCACCTACACCCCAGGTATGGTTGAATCGTTTGGAATGATTGCTGGTGGTACCGGTATTACTCCAATGTACCAGATTTTGACCGCGATTTTGAGAAACCCAGAAGATAAGACTAAGGTCAGCTTGGTGTACGCTAACGTGACTGAAGATGACATTTtgttgaaagaagaattgaacaAGATGGCTAGAGAACACCCGGACAGATTTAAGATTTATTACGTTTTAAACACCCCTCCAGAAAACTGGACCGGTGGTGTCGGTTTCGTTACTCCAGAAATTATGGATAAGCACTTACCAAAGGCTTCTGAAGCCACaaacttattattatgtgGTCCTCCACCTATGATTAGTGCAATGAAGAAGGCTGCCGTTGGCTTAGGCTACCAGAAGGCAAAGCCGGTCTCAAAATTAGGCGATCAAATATTCGTTTTCTAA